A region from the Coregonus clupeaformis isolate EN_2021a unplaced genomic scaffold, ASM2061545v1 scaf6758, whole genome shotgun sequence genome encodes:
- the LOC123491039 gene encoding SH3 and PX domain-containing protein 2A-like — translation MTVQPYASQGKDEIGFEKGVTVEVIQKNLEGWWYIRYLGKEGWAPASYLKKMKEDFSSPGRKKTLTGPVEIIGNIMEISNLLQKKSSSEKDFQTDGDATSPERHISKSEISLPMPYAPGYNPSPDHGPSPGPGPSPSPGLSSGSGMGTSNPSLGPGASGPLQDSKGKTEPGSPAVARVAPHRVSI, via the exons ATGACGGTGCAGCCGTACGCCAGCCAGGGGAAGGACGAGATCGGCTTTGAGAAAGGGGTCACCGTGGAGGTCATCCAAAAGAACCTGGAGGGCTGGTGGTACATCAG GTACCTGGGGAAGGAGGGCTGGGCCCCGGCCTCATACCTGAAGAAGATGAAGGAGGACTTCTCATCCCCTGGCCGGAAGAAGACCCTGACAGGCCCTGTGGAGATCATAGGCAACATCATGGAGATCAGCAACCTGCTCCAGAAGAAGTCCAGCAGTGAGAAG gATTTCCAAACGGATGGAGATGCCACCAGTCCTGAGCGCCACATCTCAAAGAGTGAGATCAGCCTGCCCATGCCCTATGCCCCAGGTTACAATCCCAGTCCCGACCACGGCCCCAGCCCTGGCCCAGGTCCGAGCCCCAGTCCTGGGCTGAGTTCTGGGTCTGGGATGGGTACCTCCAATCCTAGCCTGGGCCCTGGTGCTAGTGGCCCTCTACAGGACAGTAAGGGGAAGACAGAGCCTGGTTCTCCTGCTGTAGCACGTGTCGCTCCACACAGAGTGTCGATAG